A window of the Malaclemys terrapin pileata isolate rMalTer1 chromosome 6, rMalTer1.hap1, whole genome shotgun sequence genome harbors these coding sequences:
- the LOC128839004 gene encoding killer cell lectin-like receptor subfamily G member 1, whose product MAGAQGMAEGVVYADIYFPPPAPTAALQRLPSASWRQVALGLALLCIPLLAALLGLGLHRQVGSCAPKLKSMEESLEHRLQQQERFLAGRCQFCPSGWLGDTGKCYYFSSAKRDWAKSKEDCCSRGAQLVTIRANATLAFLQRVSKSNTFHIGLKKEHAGRDWKWVDGSALNGLFPVTRSTASYLACGRVSGRGLSDGSCTDPCRWICEQSALTLQWGHGSAPPTFLWGNTTYTCIDPQ is encoded by the exons ATGGCTGGAGCCCAAGGGATGGCAGAGGGGGTCGTGTACGCCGACATCTACTTCCCCCCACCAGCCCCGACCGCAG CCCTGCAGCGGCTCCCCTCGGCATCCTGGCGGCAGGTGGCTCTCGGCCTGGCTCTCCTGTGCATCCCGCTCCTGGCCGCGCTGCTCGGCCTGGGCCTGCACC GGCAAGTGGGGAGCTGTGCCCCGAAGCTGAAGAGCATGGAGGAGAGCCTCGAACAcaggctgcagcagcaggagaggttcCTGGCAG GGCGGTGCCAGTTCTGCCCATCCGGCTGGCTCGGGGACACGGGGAAGTGCTATTACTTTTCTTCAGCCAAGAGGGACTGGGCCAAGAGCAAAGAGGATTGCTGCTCCCGTGGTGCCCAGCTCGTCACCATCAGAGCCAACGCCACGCTG GCCTTCCTGCAGCGCGTGTCCAAGAGCAACACGTTCCACATTGGGCTGAAGAAGGAACATGCCGGGCGTGACTGGAAGTGGGTGGACGGCTCCGCACTGAACGG GCTCTTCCCAGTGACGCGCTCCACCGCCTCCTACCTGGCTTGTGGGAGGGTGTCGGGCCGTGGGCTGTCGGACGGGTCGTGCACAGACCCCTGCCGCTGGATCTGTGAGCAGAGTGCCCTCACCTTGCAGTGGGGCCacggctctgcccctcccactttcctGTGGGGGAACACGACCTACACCTGCATCGATCCCCAGTGA